The proteins below come from a single Nitrospirota bacterium genomic window:
- a CDS encoding CBS domain-containing protein, with protein NLLAVPVLDDEKKLLGIVTVDDVVDLLISHYPGNK; from the coding sequence TAATCTCCTGGCCGTTCCCGTGCTGGATGACGAAAAAAAGCTGCTGGGTATTGTGACGGTCGATGATGTGGTGGATCTTTTAATCTCGCACTATCCCGGCAACAAGTAG